In the genome of Candidatus Electrothrix rattekaaiensis, the window TGATCCGGGTTCACCAAGCCGAGAATTACTTTAATCAGCGTGGTTTTGCCGCCGCCGTTAGGTCCGATGATCGAGGCGGAATCCCCAGGGAAAATATCCAGATGAACATCGGTGAGCACCGGAATATTATCATACGAATAACTGAGGTCTCTGATCTGGACAGCAGCATCTTTCATAGGGAAATCTCTTAGGCCCTTATCAGGGCGCGAGCGCAGTTTGTATGGCCTTGGCCATTTGCCTGAGGTTCTGTTCGATATTTTCTGCCAAAGGATCCAGTTCCACAAGCCTGCCCTTAATAGCCTGGGCCACGGTTTGGGCATTTTTTCGGTCAAACTGGGGTTGGACAAAGAGAACCTTGACCTTGTCCGCCTTGGCCTGTCTGACCAGGGCATAGAGCTGCTTGGGAGAAGGGGCCTTTCCTTCGATTTCCACCGCCTCTTGGTGCAGATCATAGGCATGGGCGAAATAACCGAATGCAGGATGAAAAACGAAAAAGGTTGCGCCTCGGAGCGGGGCCAGCTGTTGCCTCAGTTCCTGATGGAGCAGGGTCAGTCGTTTTTTGAGGGCTTGAAGATTTTGTTGATAGGCAGCTACGTGTTTTGGATCTGCCGTTGCCAGAGCCTTTGTCATGGCAGAGGCTATTTTTTCTACATTGCGTGGATCAAGCCAGAGATGCGGGTCCGCATGTTTCTGGTCCTGCTTTACTTTTTCATGCCCCTCTTTTTTATGGTGATGGGCAACCAGAGGAATTCTTTTGATGCCCGTTGTTACGTCAATGAATTGAGGCCCGCTGTTGGAGCTCTCTTTATTGCTTATTTTTTGTGCGATCTCCTGTTCAAACTGCATCCCAACTGTAAAATAGAGGCTGGAACGAAAGAGTGAGGTTATTTTTTCCGGGGTTGGCTGGTAACTATG includes:
- a CDS encoding zinc ABC transporter substrate-binding protein, giving the protein MLPANLPANTEAPLPVFVSIGPQKWIVEQLGGNLVETRVLLDKGQEPHSYQPTPEKITSLFRSSLYFTVGMQFEQEIAQKISNKESSNSGPQFIDVTTGIKRIPLVAHHHKKEGHEKVKQDQKHADPHLWLDPRNVEKIASAMTKALATADPKHVAAYQQNLQALKKRLTLLHQELRQQLAPLRGATFFVFHPAFGYFAHAYDLHQEAVEIEGKAPSPKQLYALVRQAKADKVKVLFVQPQFDRKNAQTVAQAIKGRLVELDPLAENIEQNLRQMAKAIQTALAP